A portion of the Cryptomeria japonica chromosome 5, Sugi_1.0, whole genome shotgun sequence genome contains these proteins:
- the LOC131043977 gene encoding uncharacterized protein LOC131043977 codes for MAKWSPPPCPSFKLQFDGASKGNPGKSGIGVIIFDHSSNIIMVVGKYIGYGTNNMAEFQALSFGLDLAHSLNIKDIVIEGDSMLACQAVADKKCISWRMQYLLEHILLQLNGFSTFSISHYFREINVFADFLASKVISDGVDHIELTSSDFPISCMKIIS; via the coding sequence ATGGCTAAATGGAGCCCTCCCCCTTGTCCAtccttcaaactccaatttgatggggcctctaagggcaaTCCAGGAAAGTCTGGGATTGGGGTAATCATCTTTGACCATTCTTCAAATATCATCATGGTTGTTGGCAAATACATTGGTTATGGCACTAACAACATGGCTGAATTTCAGGCTCTATCTTTTGGACTTGATCTGGCTCATTCTCTAAATATCAAGGATATTgttattgaaggggattcaatgcTTGCCTGTCAAGCAGTTGCTGACAAAAAATGCATCTCTTGGCGTATGCAGTACCTTCTGGAGCATATTCTTCTTCAACTTAATGGCTTCTCCACTTTCTCGATCTCCCACTATTTTAGAGAAATCAATGTGTTTGCGGATTTTCTTGCAAGTAAGGTTATTAGTGACGGTGTAGACCACATTGAACTTACATCGTCGGATTTTCCTATCTCATGTATGAAAATTATATCTTAA